The stretch of DNA AGTGTAACTACAATGCTGTCTGACTTTGATCTTTTCTTTGCAAGCTTGATTGCCTCTGCCACCGCATGCGATGATTCCAGTGCCGGAATAATTCCCTCTGTTCTAGTTAGTATCAAAAATGCATCAATTACTTCCTTGTCTGTTGCAGAAACATATTGTATTCTTTTTTGGTCCTTGAAATAGGAATGCTCTGGGCCTACACCTGGATAGTCTAGTCCCGCGGAAATACTATGAGTTTCTTGGATTTGGCCTTCTGAATCTTGCAACAAATATGTCATCATGCCGTGCAATACGCCTTTGGTTCCAGCAGACAGTGTTGCGGAATGGTGTCCTGACTTTAGGCCCTCCCCTGCAGCTTCAACACCAATTATTTCGGTGTCCGTGTCTACTAGTGGATAGAATGTTCCAATTGCGTTTGATCCTCCGCCGACACATGCAATTACGGTATCTGGAGTTTTTTTGCCAAAGGCCTTGATTTGCTGCTTTATCTCCTCGCCGATTACTGCTTGGAAATCACGCACCATTACTGGATATGGGTGTGGTCCAACTGCTGAGCCTAGCAAATAATAGGTATCCTTGACGTTTGTAATCCAGTCGCGAATTGCCTCGTTTATTGCGTCTTTTAGTGTCTGCGAGCCTGCCTTGACTGCATGGACTTCGCATCCCAGCATGTTCATTCGAAATACGTTTAGCTTTTGTCGGATTGTGTCCTTGTAGCCCATGTATACTTCGGCTTTGAGGCCTAAGGCCGCACATGCCATTGCAGTAGCTACTCCATGCTGGCCTGCACCAGTCTCTGCGATTATTCTTGTCTTTTTCATTCTCTTTGCAAGTAACGCTTGACCCAGAGTGTTGTTGATCTTGTGGGCCCCGCCGTGTAACAGATCTTCTCTTTTTAGGTAGATTTTAGCACCGCCGATTTTTTCTGATAGATTCCTTGCATAGTATAATGGGGTTGGGCGTCCTGCGTATTCTGTTAGGTAATAGTTTAGCTCTTTTTTGAAGTCTGGGTCGTTTTTGTATTTGAGATAGCTTTGTTCTAGCTCTTCGATTGCTGGAACTAGGGTTTCTGGGATGTATTTTCCACCAAACTCGCCAAATCGACCGTCCTTAGGGAACTTAATTTTCATATCGCGTTGACCAAACTCCTTACGTTCTCTTTAATATCTTCTGACTTCATGATGCTAGAGCCAATCAAGAATGCCCCTGCGCCGCATTTTTTTAGGAATTGTATGTCTTGGGGGGTTTCAATTCCGCTCTCTGAGACTATGATTCTATGATTATCGAATCCTTCCAGTAGTTTTTTTGTCGTATTGATGTCGATTTGTAGGGTGTCCAGGTTTCGATTGTTTATTCCGACCAGGTCTGCTTTTGTATTTAGCGAATTGACAAACTCTGATTTTGTGTGGGCCTCAACTAGCACCTTGAGTCCGTTTTTGTGCCCATAATCAATGTACTCGTCAATGTCTTTGAGTAATCCAATATCAAATAATGACTGGATTAGTAGCATGTAATCTGCGCCTATTTTTCTTGCCGCATCGATTTGCACCTTGTCCACTACGATATCTTTCATCAGCATTGGGATTTTTACTTGCTTTCGAATTTGCATGAAATATTGCGGCGAGCCCTCAAAAAGATACGGCTGTGTGAGAACAGACAGTGCCTTGGCACCACCCTCCACCATGGCCTGGGCAATCTGAACAGGATCTGATATTTTGCGTATTTTACCAAGCGACGGGGATGAGAACTTTACTTCGGTGATTAGTGATGCATGCTTGTTTTCTTGGATAGATTGTATTAGATCTATTTCGGATTTTGGGATTTTTTCTGTTATCTCATATGTGCCGTCTGATATTGCCTTGTGGGAGTTGTCAAATAATTTCTGCAGCGTATTCATTATGTAATCTCCTTTAGCTTGGAATAATCACCACAATCTTTGACAAAATTCTCAAAATGCGAAAATGCCTGGCCTGACTTGATTGATTCTAGTGACATTTCCAGGCCTTCCTCTAGGTCTTTGGCTACGTTTCCGACAACTAGGCCTGCAGCTGAATTTAGTGCGGTGATCTCTATTTTGGCCTGGCTTGCCGTACCATCAAGTACTGTGACAAATGATTCGATTGCTTCCTGTTTTGTTGATATCTGCAAGTCCTTGATTGTTGCCTGATGCAGTCCGAACTTTAATGGGTCGATTGTCATTTTTCCTACGTTTCCGTCCCGCAGAAAGCAGATCTTGTTCTTTGATGTTGTGGATAGTTCGTCTAGGCCATCCTGAGAGTGAACAGTCATGATGTTTTGCGCGCCTCTTCTTTGCAAAATACTGACTATTCTTTCCAGGTAATCCTCGGAAAAGACACCTATTAGCTGGTGTTTTACGCGTGCCGGATTGCACAATGGTCCTAAAACATTGAATGCGGTTCTGGACTGGAGCAATTTTCTAGCAGCTGCGACATTTTTCATTGCAGGATGGAATCGTTGTGCAAACAAAAATCCAATTCTGTGTTTTTCTATTATTGATGTTGCTTTGATTGGGTCTGCGTTTAGGTCATAGCCAAAATACTCGAAAATATCTGCACTGCCAGAAATCCCTGACGATGAACGGTTGCCGTGCTTTGCTACTATTCCCTTGCAGGATGCAATGACAAATGCCGCAGTGGTGGAGACATTGAATGTCTGTAGTTTGTCGCCTCCAGTTCCGCAGACATCAATTATTGTGCCCTTGCATTTTGGCGATATGTGTACTCCATGCTCTTCCATTTTACCAAGCATTGTTAGCAATTCGTCGTCCGTTTCGCCCTTGTTTGCCAAGTGTTGCAGAAAAACTGCCTTTACTTGGTCTGGCGTTCCCTCTGTTAGCAGTAATTCCATTGCCTTGCTCATCTCGTCATGCTTGAGATTTGCGCCGACTTCGAGCCTTGCGATATAGTCTTCTAGCATTTTTTCACCTTGTTGATAAAATTCTGCAGGATCTTTTTTCCTTCTGTGGTCAGTATGGATTCTGGGTGGAACTGTACTCCTTCGATTAGATAGTCCTTGTGCGATACCCCCATTACTTCGCCGTCGTCTTCAGCTATTGCGGTTATTTTTAGAACATCTGGTATGATGGTTTTATCGCCTACCAGAGAATGATATCTTGTTGCGCGAAACGGGTTTTGCACGCCAGAAAATAATGAATCGGAATAATGCTTGATCTGGCTTGTTTTGCCGTGCCTTGCGCAGCCCGCATTGACTACTTTGCCGCCAAATTCCTGTATGATTCCCTGGTGTCCAAGGCAAATTCCAAGAATCGGTGTCTTTGGTCCAAGCTCGCGAATCACATTGGAGCAGATTCCGAAATATCGCTTGTCTTCTGGCGTTCCGGGACCAGGCGATATGATTATCGCGTCATAGTTTTTCTTTTGTATTTCATCCAGTGTTATCTTGTCGTTGCGTATGACATCGGATTCTACTCCAAGCTCGCCTAATAATTGTGCAATATTGTATGTGAATGAATCGTAATTGTCGATAATTAGAAATTTCATTTTGTGGACTCCTTTAGCGCTGCGATCATTGCACCTGCCTTGTGTTCTGTTTCCTTGAATTCTCCTTCGGGTGTCGAATCTATTACAATTCCCGCACCGGACTGGATGAAGCCTTTAGTGCCATCAAAGAAGATACTTCTAATTGCTATTGCAAAATCGCAACAACCATTGTTGGAAAAATACCCAACAGCCCCTGCGTATTGCTCTCTGATATCTGGTTCTAGCTCGTTGATTATCTCCATTGCCCGAACCTTTGGCGCACCGGATACCGTTCCTGCAGGAAATACGGCCTCAAATGCAGAAAACATGTCATGCTTGTCATCTAGTGTCCCTACAACGTGGGTCACAATGTGCTGCACATGCGAGAATCGCTTTATCTGCATTAGTTCTGGTACTCGGACAGAGCCATATTTGCAGACTCGTCCCACATCGTTTCGCCCAAGGTCAACTAACATTGTGTGCTCGGCGATTTCTTTTTGGTCAGATAGCAATTCCTGCTCTAGCTGTTTGTTTTTTGCCTCATCGTCTGTGATTTTGCGCGTGCCTGCAATTGGAAATGTCTCTACTTCCTTACCTGTTACTCGGACCAGCATTTCTGGGCTGCAACCAATGTATGTTTTTTGTGCAAATTTCATGTGATAGAGATATGGTGATGGATTTAGCGTACGCAGTTCCTTGTATACGCGCAGAAAATCCCCCGATGCTGAAAAATTAAATTTTCTGGATAATACCACCTGGAAGATGTCGCCAGAGTACAGGTATTGCTTTGCCTTGTTTACTATACTTGCAAACTGGGATTCGTCCATGTTTGTTGTGATATCAGATAGAGTGATGTTGCCGAATTTTCTTTCAGCCTGTTTTATCTGGTTTATTCTGTTTTCATCATAATAGAAGTATAGTGATTGGTTTGTCTTGTTGTCGTATAATATTCCGTCCTGGTAGATTCCAAATTCCATTATTGGTTTTGAATTGTCCTTGATTGGAATGTTTTCGTACAGTTTTATTGCGTCATAGTTTATGATTCCAACTGCGCCGCCCAAATATCGGTGTGACTGGTCTTGGGTTGGTGTAATGAATTGTTTTAGCTCGGCTACTGGGTCTTTGGTTGGAATTGTTTTTGTGGTGCCGTCCTTGTATGATATTACGATTTTGTCTGGATATCCCTGGATGATTATTTTTGGATCAAAGCCGATGATTGATGATTCTGCCAGCTCTTCAGGTCCAGTTAGTGATTCAAAGAGAAATGTGTGGGTGTAATGTTGTTCTAAATTGGAATAGATTTCAAATTGCGTTCCAGGCAGGCCTAGGGGTATTACAGTACAAGTATGGTTACCAAAGGTGGCCACCCATGGAGTAGCTTGTTGATTTGGGATATTTAATGAGTTGTATTGTTGTTGGATTTTTAGTAATTTTTGCAAAAATTTGCGCCAATTTACGCACGATCAGGCTCAAATGTTGTAAGAATTACGGTATGGTACGGTACCTTTATATGCGATCTTGATCTATTATAATTATGAGTCAGATGCTTGCAAAGCCAAAATCACACATATTGTATTCGGAGATGTATTTTGGCAAGCCGCAAATTCCACTGAAAAGTTCGGCAACCGAAGTAATGTGTACATTGTGCAAGTCGGAGCTGATGGAAGGAATTGGAATTACTGCAAAAAAGATTGGTGACAGAACGGTCTTTGTTTGCAGTATACATGGATTCTAGTTGTAAAACTGATAAAGCAGCACCAAAGATACCAATCCATGACTGATTTTATCTACGAGCCGTACAAGAAAATCCACGTCCATGATTTGATAAAAATGAGTCTGGATGATCTAGTAAGCATGATTTCTACACTGGAATCTGCAAATGCGTATTGGGCAGAAGGCGTTTTGTTTGTGAGCTTTTCGATTTCGGAATCAGATGAGCTGGGAAAAAAAGAGATTGAAGGTGAGACCTATTTGGATAGGGTGGTGTTTTGCAAGTATGACAGGTACACCAAAACAGCAAAATCAAGTACTAATGTGGAAATTAATGTGATTAATGTCCAGACCAGTCATCTGTATCGTGATTTGGTGTCCTGGCTCAAAAAACAATCGGTGTGGAATGAATAATGGATGAGAAATCAAACTATGTTGCCACTGACGGTAAAATTGCAAAATCTGAGATTCCGATGGGGGATCTTATTGCATATTTTAGGGTAAAGTGTAGAAATTGTGGCCACCACAGAATAATGCATGATGGTATAGGTAAATGCGAAGGCGTAATGAACAAGCCGTGCAACTCTGGCTGCGATAATTTCAGCCCGGAAATCTGAGAAATACTCTTAACTTGATTATATCTTGGTAAAATAATGTATGTTGCAATAATAGACATGCCTCTAAAGGAGGAAAAAGAAGAGGAATTTGCGGCTTGGATTGCAGAAACCAACAAGATTCTTACCAAAAACCCTGGATTTGTAGGCAGAAGGCTGGGCAAGTCAAGTGACGGAAAGTACATTATGATTGCAGAGTTTGAAAATGAAGAGGCGCACCACAAGATACACCAGACACCAGAACATCATCAGATATCGATGCAGTTGATGGGGTTTCTAAAGCAAGGGCCGTCTAGAAAGTTTTATGATATAATTTCACAATAGATATTTTTCAAATAATACTGCGAACCATTTTTTAGACGAATCTAATTATCTTTGAGGGAAACTGAATGGCCGTAACCTTTGAGAAATTTTACGTTGTAATGATTTTTGTGGTTTTTGAGGGTCAATGCAAAAATATACTTGTCACAAAATATGCGAGAATAGAATAACCAATACTAACCAAAATAGCCAAAATAATACTCTTGACATTATTGCGGAATGTATCTTCAGTTTCAAAATTTTCTTTTCGAAGTCTTGATCTTAGTAATTCAATATTATAGAATTGGGCTACTGGAAGTCCAACAAATTGATAAAAGACATACGCTTGTACAGCAAAGTCATATTGGATTCTATCCACAATTGAGGACTGCCACAAGGTAGCTAGTATCATTCTTTGATCTATGAGAAAAATTGGAGCAAACATTACGAATGTGCAATAAAGTAATACTTCATTGAGAATTTTCGT from Candidatus Nitrosotenuis aquarius encodes:
- the trpD gene encoding anthranilate phosphoribosyltransferase, which translates into the protein MLEDYIARLEVGANLKHDEMSKAMELLLTEGTPDQVKAVFLQHLANKGETDDELLTMLGKMEEHGVHISPKCKGTIIDVCGTGGDKLQTFNVSTTAAFVIASCKGIVAKHGNRSSSGISGSADIFEYFGYDLNADPIKATSIIEKHRIGFLFAQRFHPAMKNVAAARKLLQSRTAFNVLGPLCNPARVKHQLIGVFSEDYLERIVSILQRRGAQNIMTVHSQDGLDELSTTSKNKICFLRDGNVGKMTIDPLKFGLHQATIKDLQISTKQEAIESFVTVLDGTASQAKIEITALNSAAGLVVGNVAKDLEEGLEMSLESIKSGQAFSHFENFVKDCGDYSKLKEIT
- a CDS encoding anthranilate synthase component I family protein gives rise to the protein MATFGNHTCTVIPLGLPGTQFEIYSNLEQHYTHTFLFESLTGPEELAESSIIGFDPKIIIQGYPDKIVISYKDGTTKTIPTKDPVAELKQFITPTQDQSHRYLGGAVGIINYDAIKLYENIPIKDNSKPIMEFGIYQDGILYDNKTNQSLYFYYDENRINQIKQAERKFGNITLSDITTNMDESQFASIVNKAKQYLYSGDIFQVVLSRKFNFSASGDFLRVYKELRTLNPSPYLYHMKFAQKTYIGCSPEMLVRVTGKEVETFPIAGTRKITDDEAKNKQLEQELLSDQKEIAEHTMLVDLGRNDVGRVCKYGSVRVPELMQIKRFSHVQHIVTHVVGTLDDKHDMFSAFEAVFPAGTVSGAPKVRAMEIINELEPDIREQYAGAVGYFSNNGCCDFAIAIRSIFFDGTKGFIQSGAGIVIDSTPEGEFKETEHKAGAMIAALKESTK
- a CDS encoding indole-3-glycerol phosphate synthase TrpC, with product MNTLQKLFDNSHKAISDGTYEITEKIPKSEIDLIQSIQENKHASLITEVKFSSPSLGKIRKISDPVQIAQAMVEGGAKALSVLTQPYLFEGSPQYFMQIRKQVKIPMLMKDIVVDKVQIDAARKIGADYMLLIQSLFDIGLLKDIDEYIDYGHKNGLKVLVEAHTKSEFVNSLNTKADLVGINNRNLDTLQIDINTTKKLLEGFDNHRIIVSESGIETPQDIQFLKKCGAGAFLIGSSIMKSEDIKENVRSLVNAI
- a CDS encoding anthranilate synthase component II, with protein sequence MKFLIIDNYDSFTYNIAQLLGELGVESDVIRNDKITLDEIQKKNYDAIIISPGPGTPEDKRYFGICSNVIRELGPKTPILGICLGHQGIIQEFGGKVVNAGCARHGKTSQIKHYSDSLFSGVQNPFRATRYHSLVGDKTIIPDVLKITAIAEDDGEVMGVSHKDYLIEGVQFHPESILTTEGKKILQNFINKVKKC
- the trpB gene encoding tryptophan synthase subunit beta, translated to MKIKFPKDGRFGEFGGKYIPETLVPAIEELEQSYLKYKNDPDFKKELNYYLTEYAGRPTPLYYARNLSEKIGGAKIYLKREDLLHGGAHKINNTLGQALLAKRMKKTRIIAETGAGQHGVATAMACAALGLKAEVYMGYKDTIRQKLNVFRMNMLGCEVHAVKAGSQTLKDAINEAIRDWITNVKDTYYLLGSAVGPHPYPVMVRDFQAVIGEEIKQQIKAFGKKTPDTVIACVGGGSNAIGTFYPLVDTDTEIIGVEAAGEGLKSGHHSATLSAGTKGVLHGMMTYLLQDSEGQIQETHSISAGLDYPGVGPEHSYFKDQKRIQYVSATDKEVIDAFLILTRTEGIIPALESSHAVAEAIKLAKKRSKSDSIVVTLSGRGDKDVEVVQDYIENSK
- a CDS encoding antibiotic biosynthesis monooxygenase family protein translates to MYVAIIDMPLKEEKEEEFAAWIAETNKILTKNPGFVGRRLGKSSDGKYIMIAEFENEEAHHKIHQTPEHHQISMQLMGFLKQGPSRKFYDIISQ